The genomic stretch TACAACCCACACAATCTTCGGTTCTCGGCGCGGAAGCAATTTGCTTGGCTTTACATCCATCCCAAGGTATCATTTCTAATACATCTGTTGGGCAAGCTCGTACACATTGAGTGCATCCTATACATGTATCATAAATTTTTACAGAATGTGACATTGGATCTCTAAATTTGCCTTTTCAACATAAAAATTTTCGATCTGGTAAAAATGAAATTAGTACTATATAAATTAGATGTATTGTAGACACCAGACGAAGCAATGGTTTATCCAAACTTTAACAAATAATGCAATATATTTCGTAATCTGTTTGTGAGAAAGCGTGAAAAGAGCCAAGAGACTTGAATTTAAGGCTTCAACAGTCATAATTATACGAATTCTACATACTAATTCGAATTAGCCAATAAATTGGCTATCATCTTTTCAATATAAATTATTGCTATATTCAAATTGCAATATCAATGAATTGCAAAAATGCAATATTCAATAAGTAAAAAACAATACTCTGAAATAACCTACTCAAAAAATAGATATTATTAAACACTAATAAGAAAATAAGATGAGATTTCTATTCATCTTAATGTTTCTTATTATTATATATGCGCCTTTGTTTAGAGGATTCTATGTCTAATTATTTAAAAAATTGGATTGATTGATACGAGTTGATTTCCTGTT from Sorghum bicolor chloroplast, complete genome encodes the following:
- the psaC gene encoding photosystem I subunit VII (9 kDa protein), yielding MSHSVKIYDTCIGCTQCVRACPTDVLEMIPWDGCKAKQIASAPRTEDCVGCKRCESACPTDFLSVRVYLRSETTRSMALSY